A region from the Alkalinema sp. FACHB-956 genome encodes:
- a CDS encoding DUF4351 domain-containing protein — protein MPSCLAIAERSSNFKEEKRRSLIALQLEQKLGELSEALHDRVDGLAPEQIRLLAIALFRFELLNDLTTWLESRT, from the coding sequence ATGCCAAGTTGCTTAGCTATAGCGGAAAGATCATCTAACTTCAAAGAAGAAAAGCGTCGATCGCTGATTGCGCTCCAACTAGAACAAAAGCTCGGCGAGTTATCTGAAGCGTTACACGATCGAGTTGATGGTCTAGCGCCTGAGCAGATTCGATTGTTGGCGATCGCTCTTTTCCGCTTCGAGTTGCTCAATGACCTAACAACCTGGTTAGAAAGTCGGACTTAG
- a CDS encoding NAD(P)H-dependent oxidoreductase, whose translation MANSAALSPEAALQQLKWRYAVKKFDASQQIPDEIWHTLEQSLVLAPSSFGLQPWKFFVVKNPELRAQLLPHTWNQAQVVDASHLVVLAIKKDLNGADVDRYVQRMAEVQGTPVEALEGFGKMVKGFMGNIDVDTWSAKQVYIALGQYMTTAAMLGIDTCPIEGFVPAKYDEVLGLPEKGYSAVVVCPAGYRAADDKYAERPKVRFVTEEVVEYLN comes from the coding sequence ATGGCTAATTCTGCTGCTCTTTCTCCTGAAGCCGCGCTCCAGCAACTAAAGTGGCGCTATGCGGTGAAAAAGTTCGATGCTAGTCAGCAAATTCCGGATGAGATCTGGCACACGCTGGAGCAAAGTTTGGTACTAGCTCCCTCTTCCTTTGGCTTGCAGCCCTGGAAGTTTTTTGTGGTGAAGAATCCGGAATTGCGGGCGCAGCTTTTGCCCCATACCTGGAACCAGGCGCAGGTAGTGGATGCGTCCCACCTTGTGGTGCTGGCGATTAAGAAGGATCTGAATGGGGCAGATGTCGATCGCTATGTGCAACGGATGGCGGAGGTGCAGGGCACGCCGGTGGAGGCTCTAGAGGGCTTTGGCAAGATGGTGAAGGGCTTTATGGGCAATATTGATGTCGATACTTGGTCGGCGAAGCAGGTCTATATTGCGTTGGGGCAGTATATGACGACGGCGGCGATGTTGGGGATTGATACTTGTCCGATCGAGGGGTTTGTCCCTGCGAAGTATGATGAGGTGCTGGGCTTGCCGGAGAAGGGCTATTCTGCGGTGGTGGTCTGTCCGGCGGGCTATCGAGCTGCGGATGATAAGTACGCCGAGAGACCGAAGGTTCGGTTTGTGACGGAAGAGGTCGTGGAGTATCTCAACTAG
- a CDS encoding class I SAM-dependent methyltransferase, with translation MTDHQAISTAVANLYNTYPFPPEPLLDEPPIGYNWRWNWRAAYHFCTGRQPDRQDIRILDAGCGTGCGTEYLVYLNPQAEVTGIDLSAGALEVAKERCRRSVGDRATFHHLSLFDVDQLPGQFDLINCVGVLHHTPDPVRGIKALAEKLAPGGLFHIFVYGELGRWEIKLMQEAIGLLQGNKRGDYRDGVQVGRQIFASLPENNRLRQREKERWAMENNRDECFADMYVHPQEIDYNVHTLFDLIDASGLEFVGFSNPAVWNLDRLIGQSPELQERAAQLSPRDRYRLAEILDPSSFTHYEFFLAKPPFTTADWSSDEVLLQAIPERSPCMEGWESQCIFTYDYQVVNLSDAEFKFLKAADGNTTRTVAEIVTEVELGLDRVRALQQQQIVLLTPTHA, from the coding sequence ATGACCGACCATCAGGCGATTAGTACTGCTGTTGCAAATCTCTATAACACCTATCCCTTTCCACCGGAGCCGCTGCTGGACGAGCCGCCGATCGGCTATAACTGGCGCTGGAATTGGCGGGCAGCCTATCACTTTTGTACAGGACGGCAACCCGATCGCCAGGATATTCGGATTTTGGATGCGGGCTGTGGCACGGGCTGCGGCACGGAATATTTGGTGTACCTGAATCCCCAGGCTGAGGTCACGGGGATCGATCTGAGTGCGGGGGCATTGGAGGTCGCAAAGGAGCGCTGCCGTCGTAGCGTGGGCGATCGGGCAACGTTCCACCATTTAAGTTTATTTGATGTCGATCAGTTGCCGGGGCAGTTTGATCTGATCAACTGCGTGGGGGTACTGCACCACACCCCGGATCCGGTACGGGGCATCAAGGCGTTGGCGGAGAAGTTAGCACCGGGGGGCCTGTTCCATATCTTTGTGTATGGTGAGCTGGGCCGGTGGGAAATCAAGTTAATGCAAGAGGCGATCGGGCTGCTGCAAGGGAACAAGCGCGGCGACTATCGCGATGGCGTGCAGGTCGGTCGGCAAATTTTCGCATCGCTGCCTGAGAATAATCGCTTACGGCAACGGGAAAAGGAACGCTGGGCGATGGAAAATAATCGGGATGAATGCTTTGCTGATATGTATGTGCATCCCCAGGAAATTGATTACAACGTGCATACGTTGTTTGACTTGATTGATGCTTCGGGGTTGGAGTTTGTTGGTTTTTCCAATCCAGCTGTGTGGAACCTCGATCGCTTAATTGGTCAATCCCCAGAATTGCAGGAGCGGGCAGCCCAACTCAGTCCGCGCGATCGCTACCGCCTCGCGGAGATTCTCGATCCAAGTTCCTTTACCCATTATGAGTTTTTCCTAGCCAAACCACCGTTTACCACAGCGGATTGGAGTTCAGACGAAGTGTTGTTGCAGGCGATTCCTGAACGGAGTCCCTGTATGGAGGGTTGGGAAAGCCAATGCATTTTCACCTATGATTATCAAGTGGTTAACCTGAGTGATGCAGAGTTTAAATTCCTGAAGGCGGCAGATGGCAATACCACGCGGACGGTTGCGGAGATTGTGACGGAGGTGGAGTTGGGGCTCGATCGGGTACGCGCCTTGCAACAGCAACAGATTGTGCTTTTAACGCCGACCCATGCCTGA
- a CDS encoding response regulator has translation MTGSIPKHILIIDDEMDIQAVARLALKTVAGWQVTTASSGIEGVTRAKQLQPDAILLDVMMPDVDGLSTLQQLQADPQTRSIPVILMTAKMQLPDMRKFSTLGITAVITKPFKAMQLAEQIAQALAWQG, from the coding sequence ATGACCGGCTCCATCCCTAAACATATTTTAATCATTGATGATGAGATGGATATCCAAGCTGTAGCACGGTTAGCCCTGAAAACAGTGGCGGGTTGGCAAGTCACGACCGCTAGTTCCGGGATAGAAGGGGTCACTAGGGCCAAACAATTGCAACCCGATGCCATTTTATTGGATGTCATGATGCCAGATGTGGATGGGCTATCAACGCTGCAACAACTGCAAGCGGATCCTCAAACCCGATCGATTCCGGTGATTCTGATGACGGCAAAAATGCAACTGCCAGACATGAGAAAGTTTTCGACCCTAGGCATTACAGCGGTCATTACGAAACCCTTTAAGGCGATGCAGTTAGCAGAACAAATAGCCCAGGCTTTGGCATGGCAGGGGTGA
- a CDS encoding PAS domain-containing sensor histidine kinase, whose translation MPRLLSPSNTQRPWVPNLAEVLPWLLGVTVVFLLWHLWRSLTPLASPQDERLIVWTIVGVGASVTILMVWALRLVQTSQRSAQQVESINAKLTQQIQVRHQTELALQQYIEAIQDLYNNAPCGYHSVDASGTVVMLNDTELNMLGYNRYEVLDHKKFTELLAPESVADWLESFELLKQRGWIKDAEFWMQRKDGSTFPILINATAIFDDHGNYIMSRSTVLDLQDRKLADQRLQEREAQYRAIVEDQTELICRFRPDGTLTFVNPAYCRYFGQEAEALLNQSFIPLVPLEDQALLTQQLAQLSLSCPMVQMEYRVILPSGEIRWQQWTDRAIFNAAGRMIEIQAVGRDISDRRELDRLKSEFVSIVSHELRTPLTAIAGALDLLASGKLSLQCEEAQQMLTIAASNTDRLVRMINDVLDMERIKSGKIAMNQQPCDIAEILDQSVAVMQSMAQQAGITLQGSWFSTIVLADRDRLIQVLINLLSNAIKFSDRGCTVWIGVDHIDSANKLLSQDSMNYAPLDLPALLITVQDEGRGIPEDKQQTIFEPFQQIDASDSRQEGGTGLGLAICRSILAQHGLPFWLESAIGIGSRFSFAIPILSGSAENLDLRVDPQEGGYPQ comes from the coding sequence ATGCCAAGGTTACTGAGTCCATCCAATACTCAACGCCCCTGGGTTCCCAATCTCGCTGAGGTACTCCCTTGGCTGTTGGGCGTTACAGTGGTGTTCCTCCTTTGGCACCTCTGGCGATCGCTCACCCCGTTGGCCAGTCCCCAGGATGAACGCTTGATTGTCTGGACGATCGTGGGGGTGGGAGCCAGTGTGACGATCCTCATGGTCTGGGCCTTGCGGTTAGTCCAGACCAGTCAGCGATCGGCCCAGCAAGTGGAGTCGATCAATGCCAAACTGACCCAGCAAATCCAAGTTCGCCACCAAACCGAGCTGGCCTTACAGCAATACATCGAAGCCATCCAAGACCTCTACAACAACGCCCCCTGCGGCTATCACTCTGTGGATGCGAGCGGCACCGTGGTGATGCTCAATGATACGGAACTCAACATGCTGGGCTACAACCGCTACGAAGTGCTCGATCACAAGAAGTTTACGGAATTGCTTGCGCCAGAAAGCGTCGCCGATTGGCTAGAGTCCTTTGAATTACTGAAGCAGCGCGGTTGGATTAAGGATGCGGAATTCTGGATGCAACGCAAGGATGGCAGTACGTTTCCGATTTTGATCAATGCGACGGCCATTTTTGACGATCACGGCAACTACATCATGAGCCGATCGACGGTTCTGGACTTGCAGGATCGGAAATTGGCTGACCAAAGGTTGCAGGAACGGGAAGCCCAATATCGCGCCATTGTTGAGGATCAGACGGAACTGATTTGTCGGTTTCGCCCCGATGGCACGTTAACCTTTGTCAATCCGGCCTACTGCCGTTACTTCGGCCAGGAGGCAGAGGCCCTGCTCAATCAGTCCTTTATTCCCCTAGTACCGCTGGAGGATCAGGCACTGCTGACCCAGCAGTTAGCGCAACTCAGTCTAAGCTGTCCCATGGTGCAGATGGAATACCGAGTCATCCTGCCCTCCGGGGAGATTCGCTGGCAGCAGTGGACCGATCGCGCCATTTTTAACGCAGCCGGCAGAATGATCGAAATTCAAGCCGTGGGTCGGGACATTAGCGATCGCCGGGAATTGGATCGCCTCAAGAGTGAATTTGTCTCGATCGTCAGCCATGAACTGCGCACGCCCTTAACCGCGATCGCGGGAGCCTTGGATTTATTGGCCAGTGGGAAACTTTCCTTGCAATGTGAAGAAGCCCAACAAATGCTGACCATTGCAGCTAGTAATACCGATCGATTAGTCAGGATGATTAATGACGTGCTGGATATGGAGCGGATCAAATCCGGCAAAATCGCCATGAATCAGCAACCCTGCGATATTGCAGAGATTCTAGACCAATCCGTTGCGGTGATGCAATCCATGGCACAACAGGCAGGCATCACGCTCCAGGGATCATGGTTCAGCACGATAGTTTTAGCCGATCGTGATCGATTAATTCAAGTGTTAATTAATCTGCTAAGTAATGCGATTAAGTTTTCCGATCGGGGCTGTACGGTATGGATTGGGGTCGATCACATCGACAGTGCAAATAAATTACTATCCCAGGATTCCATGAACTATGCTCCGCTAGACTTGCCAGCATTGCTGATCACCGTTCAGGATGAAGGTCGAGGAATTCCAGAGGATAAGCAGCAGACGATTTTTGAACCCTTTCAACAGATCGACGCCTCCGATTCCCGCCAGGAGGGAGGAACCGGCTTGGGGCTTGCCATTTGCCGCAGTATTTTGGCTCAGCATGGCCTGCCGTTTTGGCTAGAAAGCGCGATCGGAATTGGCAGTCGATTTTCCTTTGCCATTCCAATCCTATCGGGCAGTGCAGAGAATCTTGACCTTCGGGTAGACCCGCAGGAGGGAGGCTACCCTCAATGA